In Halanaeroarchaeum sp. HSR-CO, one DNA window encodes the following:
- a CDS encoding methionine synthase — MTDTRSQFRPADHPNDHFLLTTVVGSYPKPKWHDRARQLFEDADADFDEDAWAEAKDDAARLITEEHERSGLDVVVDGEMRRNEMVEYFAHRICGYEFNGPVKVWGHNYFDKPSVVDEVEYDETWLVDEFEFTDDVAGRPVKVPITGPYTLASWSFNEVYEDDAELANELADLVNLEIEKLVEAGATYIQIDEPALATTPDDHAIVGETLERIADGIPDDVRLGLHVCYGDYSRIYPEMLDFPVDELDLELANGDFEQVEVFTEPEFTKDLAMGVVDVHDATVESVEEIKENITRGFEIVPPEQLTVSPDCGLKLLPREVAYQKMANMVQAAREIEAELDAGEIDVPAAE; from the coding sequence ATGACGGACACCCGCAGTCAGTTCCGACCGGCTGATCACCCGAACGACCACTTCCTGCTGACGACCGTCGTCGGGAGTTACCCGAAACCCAAGTGGCACGACCGCGCCCGCCAACTCTTCGAGGACGCCGACGCGGATTTCGACGAGGACGCCTGGGCGGAGGCCAAAGACGACGCCGCCCGCCTCATCACCGAAGAACACGAGCGCTCGGGCCTCGACGTCGTCGTGGACGGCGAGATGCGCCGCAACGAGATGGTCGAGTACTTCGCCCACCGCATCTGTGGGTACGAGTTCAACGGGCCGGTGAAGGTCTGGGGGCACAACTACTTCGATAAGCCATCGGTCGTCGACGAGGTAGAGTACGACGAGACCTGGCTGGTCGACGAGTTCGAGTTCACCGACGACGTGGCTGGCCGCCCCGTCAAGGTGCCCATTACCGGTCCGTACACGCTGGCCTCCTGGAGTTTCAACGAGGTCTACGAGGACGACGCCGAACTGGCGAACGAACTCGCAGACCTGGTCAACCTCGAGATCGAGAAACTCGTCGAGGCGGGGGCGACGTACATCCAGATCGACGAACCGGCGCTCGCGACCACGCCCGACGACCACGCCATCGTCGGTGAGACCCTGGAACGCATCGCCGACGGCATTCCGGACGACGTCCGCCTCGGCCTACACGTCTGCTACGGCGACTACTCGCGTATCTACCCCGAGATGCTCGACTTCCCGGTCGACGAACTCGACCTCGAACTGGCCAACGGTGACTTCGAACAGGTCGAGGTCTTTACCGAACCCGAGTTCACGAAAGACCTCGCGATGGGCGTCGTCGACGTCCACGACGCGACCGTCGAGTCGGTCGAAGAGATCAAAGAGAACATCACTCGTGGGTTCGAGATCGTCCCGCCGGAACAGCTAACGGTCAGCCCGGACTGTGGGCTCAAACTCCTACCTCGGGAAGTCGCCTACCAGAAGATGGCAAACATGGTCCAGGCCGCCCGGGAGATCGAAGCCGAACTCGACGCGGGCGAAATCGACGTCCCCGCCGCCGAGTAA
- a CDS encoding 5-methyltetrahydropteroyltriglutamate--homocysteine methyltransferase yields the protein MQLLATTPGLYPLPDDAKETLSDLKGHQRGDMISGDEDDDIVAVYEDVRTELIDTQAAAGLDLVVEGQARWDDMLAHPLVVHENVETGGIVRYFDNNNFYRDPIVRGELTPDGDMAAELEAASALTDDLQAVAPGPYTLAELATDEYYEDDAVFLDAVTDFLAAEVEAFPAAVESLFLLEPSLVTNPPGEGEDERVSQAIDAVADAIDVPVVVQTYWGALEETVHAHLLDADVDAIGYDLVSDHEASIDLVAEYGTKDDIALGVIDGQNTLVEEPETIVERVEWVDQQTPPAQDFDTVYVTSNTELFYLPVNRFEDKLGALAAAADLGVNE from the coding sequence ATGCAATTACTCGCGACGACGCCGGGGCTCTATCCGCTTCCGGACGACGCGAAGGAGACTCTCTCCGACTTGAAGGGTCACCAGCGAGGCGACATGATCAGCGGTGACGAAGACGACGACATCGTCGCCGTCTACGAGGACGTTCGCACCGAACTGATCGACACCCAGGCGGCGGCCGGACTCGACCTCGTGGTCGAGGGCCAGGCGCGCTGGGACGACATGCTCGCCCACCCGCTCGTCGTCCACGAGAACGTGGAGACCGGCGGTATCGTGCGCTACTTCGACAACAACAACTTCTATCGCGATCCGATCGTCCGCGGCGAGTTGACTCCGGACGGGGACATGGCCGCCGAACTCGAGGCCGCTTCTGCGCTGACCGACGACTTGCAGGCGGTCGCGCCCGGCCCGTACACCCTCGCCGAGTTGGCGACCGACGAGTACTACGAGGACGACGCGGTCTTCCTCGACGCGGTGACCGACTTCCTCGCCGCCGAGGTAGAGGCCTTCCCGGCGGCCGTCGAGTCGCTGTTCCTCCTCGAACCGTCGCTCGTCACGAACCCGCCCGGTGAGGGCGAGGACGAACGGGTCAGCCAGGCGATCGACGCCGTCGCGGACGCCATCGACGTCCCGGTCGTCGTCCAGACCTACTGGGGCGCCCTCGAGGAGACTGTCCACGCCCACCTGCTCGACGCCGACGTCGACGCCATCGGCTACGACCTCGTCTCGGACCACGAGGCGAGCATCGACCTCGTCGCCGAGTACGGGACCAAAGACGACATCGCTCTCGGCGTCATCGACGGGCAGAATACGCTCGTCGAGGAGCCCGAAACCATCGTCGAACGGGTCGAGTGGGTCGACCAGCAGACGCCGCCAGCCCAGGATTTCGACACCGTGTACGTCACCAGCAATACCGAACTGTTCTACCTCCCCGTGAACCGCTTCGAAGACAAACTCGGCGCACTCGCCGCAGCCGCCGACCTGGGGGTGAACGAATGA
- a CDS encoding HemK2/MTQ2 family protein methyltransferase translates to MTDLADRRGIETDYYEPAEDSMLLADVVVADVDASDLVLDVGTGSGYVGARIRDEAGSRVVGSDLNPHACRRAVAAGIEAVRADLVSPFADGVFDVVTFNPPYLPADDDAARDDWVEVALTGGESGRAVIDPFLDAVGRVLAPDGRVYLLVSTLTGIEAVVKRAGQRGFSSVLLDETSFPFETLVVLKLVA, encoded by the coding sequence ATGACGGACCTCGCCGACCGGCGCGGCATCGAGACCGACTACTACGAACCGGCCGAGGATTCGATGCTGCTGGCGGACGTCGTCGTCGCGGACGTCGACGCGAGCGACCTGGTCCTCGACGTCGGAACTGGGTCCGGGTACGTCGGCGCCCGGATTCGAGACGAGGCGGGGTCGCGGGTCGTCGGGTCGGACCTGAACCCCCACGCCTGTCGCCGTGCCGTAGCGGCCGGTATCGAGGCCGTCCGCGCGGATCTCGTGTCCCCGTTCGCCGACGGGGTCTTCGATGTGGTCACCTTCAACCCTCCGTACCTCCCCGCAGACGACGACGCGGCCCGCGACGACTGGGTGGAGGTGGCGCTGACCGGTGGCGAATCGGGCCGCGCCGTCATCGACCCGTTCCTGGACGCCGTCGGTCGGGTGCTCGCGCCCGATGGGCGCGTCTACCTCCTCGTGAGCACCCTCACCGGCATCGAGGCCGTCGTTAAACGGGCTGGACAGCGTGGGTTCTCGTCGGTGCTTCTCGACGAGACGTCGTTCCCGTTCGAGACACTGGTCGTCCTGAAACTCGTGGCGTGA
- a CDS encoding 16S ribosomal RNA methyltransferase A has product MSRRRDPDDLIARAGRGDPRRDQHFLVDDRVLDRIPTYADDFDTSHVLEIGPGTGALTDRLLAVADQVTVVERDADFATFVRSEFATAVDEGRLTVVQGDALSVDFPEYTTCISNLPYGVSTEVTFRLLPTRNPAVLMFQKEVGERMAADPGTAEYGRLSVAAQHYATVEVVEPVPPAAFDPQPAVDSVVVRLTPRDPEYRVPDEDAFLLLVKAMFTQRRKTVRNAIRNTAHISGLSDPDAVVEALDESLLSRRPDALEPAAFARIATVAGDIG; this is encoded by the coding sequence ATGTCTCGCCGTCGCGACCCCGACGATCTGATCGCCCGGGCGGGCCGTGGCGATCCGCGTCGGGATCAGCACTTCCTCGTCGACGACCGCGTCCTCGATCGCATTCCGACGTACGCCGACGACTTCGACACCTCGCACGTCCTCGAGATCGGTCCGGGGACGGGTGCGCTGACCGACCGCTTGCTCGCGGTCGCCGACCAGGTGACGGTCGTCGAGCGCGACGCCGACTTCGCCACCTTCGTACGGTCCGAGTTCGCCACGGCGGTCGACGAGGGCCGGTTGACGGTCGTCCAGGGAGACGCGCTGTCGGTCGATTTCCCCGAGTATACGACCTGCATCTCCAATCTTCCGTACGGCGTTTCCACGGAGGTCACCTTCCGCCTGCTACCGACGCGCAACCCCGCGGTGTTGATGTTCCAGAAGGAGGTCGGCGAACGGATGGCCGCCGACCCCGGGACCGCGGAGTACGGCCGACTCTCCGTGGCAGCCCAGCACTACGCGACCGTCGAGGTCGTCGAGCCAGTGCCGCCGGCGGCCTTCGACCCACAGCCGGCGGTCGATTCGGTCGTCGTCCGGTTGACGCCCCGAGATCCCGAATATCGCGTCCCCGACGAGGATGCGTTCCTTCTGCTGGTGAAGGCGATGTTCACCCAGCGCCGCAAGACGGTGCGAAACGCCATCCGCAACACCGCCCATATCTCCGGTCTCAGCGACCCCGACGCCGTCGTCGAGGCGCTCGACGAGTCGCTGCTTTCTCGCCGACCCGACGCGCTCGAACCGGCCGCGTTCGCCAGGATCGCCACGGTCGCTGGCGATATCGGATGA
- a CDS encoding DUF655 domain-containing protein, protein MSDSDGSDADDREYAVVLDVLAHGRSDADEPQYRRSPVAYAVGEDTFALFEMTLTDDADISIGDRVAIRPAFEEGIDRGRQIDYDGLTDGARSELEYVVEEIVEDNERRFVDFFNEAQPVSLRLHQLNILPGIGDKLRDTILERRKRQPFETFEQLDEQVDGLHDPMGTISDRILEEIREGEDLKYRLFVRS, encoded by the coding sequence ATGAGCGACAGTGACGGGTCTGACGCAGACGACCGCGAGTACGCGGTCGTCCTCGACGTCCTCGCCCACGGGCGAAGTGACGCCGACGAGCCGCAGTATCGCCGATCGCCGGTCGCCTACGCAGTCGGCGAAGATACGTTCGCACTCTTCGAAATGACGTTGACCGACGACGCGGACATCTCGATCGGTGACCGCGTCGCCATCCGACCCGCCTTCGAGGAAGGGATCGACCGTGGGCGGCAGATCGACTACGATGGGCTGACCGACGGCGCCCGGTCCGAACTCGAGTACGTCGTCGAGGAGATCGTGGAGGACAACGAGCGACGCTTCGTCGACTTCTTCAACGAGGCCCAGCCCGTTTCCCTCCGACTGCATCAACTCAACATCCTGCCGGGTATCGGGGACAAACTACGCGATACGATCCTCGAACGGCGCAAACGCCAGCCCTTCGAGACCTTCGAACAACTGGACGAGCAGGTGGACGGACTCCACGACCCGATGGGGACCATCAGCGACCGCATCCTCGAGGAGATCCGCGAGGGTGAGGACCTCAAGTACCGTCTCTTCGTTCGCTCGTAA
- a CDS encoding RNA polymerase Rpb4 family protein: MTIFKETVDEEFVTVSEAKELLADVESERALDEERELRYELARAIEHSQRFAVLDPEESVDLVEELAALETVDTKVAFKIADLLPQSRTELRAVFAQERYALSGDELDEILDIVAKYA, encoded by the coding sequence ATGACGATCTTCAAGGAGACGGTCGACGAGGAGTTCGTGACGGTCTCGGAGGCCAAAGAGCTGCTCGCCGACGTCGAGAGCGAACGGGCACTCGACGAGGAACGGGAGCTTCGGTACGAACTGGCTCGGGCCATCGAGCACTCTCAGCGCTTTGCCGTCCTCGACCCCGAGGAGTCGGTCGACCTCGTCGAGGAACTCGCCGCGCTGGAGACGGTCGACACCAAGGTCGCGTTCAAGATCGCCGACCTCCTCCCGCAATCGCGGACGGAACTCCGCGCCGTCTTCGCCCAGGAACGCTACGCCCTCTCTGGCGACGAACTCGACGAGATTCTCGACATCGTCGCCAAATACGCCTGA
- a CDS encoding 50S ribosomal protein L21e yields the protein MPSSNGPLNSTRKKLSNRPRERGTSPPQRSVETFEAGQKVHLHIDPSVPDGRFHPRFNGQTGEIIEQQGRAYKIAITDRGKDKTLFAIPAHLQAQQD from the coding sequence ATGCCGAGTTCCAACGGACCCCTCAACAGCACACGCAAGAAGCTCTCTAACCGACCGCGAGAGCGTGGGACGTCCCCGCCACAGCGGTCCGTCGAGACCTTCGAGGCCGGCCAGAAGGTACACCTCCACATCGATCCGAGCGTTCCCGATGGTCGCTTCCATCCGCGATTCAACGGCCAGACGGGCGAGATCATCGAACAGCAGGGTCGGGCGTACAAGATCGCCATCACGGACCGCGGCAAGGACAAGACCCTCTTCGCCATCCCCGCTCACCTGCAGGCTCAGCAGGACTGA
- a CDS encoding phosphoribosyltransferase — translation MFQDRVTAGHQLAELMEADALPLDLVLGVPRGGLPAARAVADAFDVPLDVIAAKKLGAPRNPELAIGAAASDGTVWLNDELIDRLGVADSYVDEERKRAMSVAAEKEATYREGREPPAIEGKRVAIVDDGIATGATMKASIRAVRNQGASGVVVGVPVGPPETVRDLRDEADAVVVVEQPRSFGAIGAHYRDFTQVSDEEAIGYLRT, via the coding sequence ATGTTTCAAGATAGGGTCACCGCTGGGCACCAGCTGGCGGAGCTGATGGAGGCAGACGCACTACCCCTGGACCTGGTTCTCGGCGTTCCCCGCGGTGGATTACCGGCAGCCAGAGCCGTCGCCGACGCCTTCGATGTCCCGCTCGATGTCATCGCGGCGAAGAAACTCGGTGCACCGCGCAACCCCGAACTCGCCATCGGCGCGGCGGCGTCGGACGGGACTGTCTGGCTGAACGACGAACTGATCGACCGACTGGGCGTGGCCGACTCGTATGTCGACGAGGAGCGCAAACGGGCGATGTCGGTGGCTGCAGAGAAGGAGGCGACGTATCGTGAGGGACGCGAGCCCCCGGCCATCGAGGGGAAACGGGTCGCCATCGTCGACGACGGCATCGCGACGGGAGCGACGATGAAGGCGAGCATCCGTGCCGTTCGGAACCAGGGGGCAAGTGGGGTCGTGGTCGGCGTCCCCGTCGGACCGCCAGAGACCGTCCGCGACCTCCGAGACGAGGCTGACGCGGTCGTGGTTGTGGAGCAGCCGCGGAGTTTCGGCGCCATCGGCGCCCACTACCGCGATTTCACCCAGGTATCCGACGAGGAAGCCATCGGGTACCTCCGGACGTGA
- a CDS encoding DUF357 domain-containing protein, with amino-acid sequence MPADLEEKTDRYERLLTEALDAAEVTAPPETPLGEAATEYEEMARSYLADGRHFREDDDLVNALAAFSYGHAWLDAGARIGLFSVPTAGHLFTV; translated from the coding sequence ATGCCCGCCGACCTCGAGGAGAAGACCGACCGCTACGAGCGACTGCTCACCGAAGCCCTCGACGCCGCCGAAGTGACCGCCCCACCGGAGACGCCGCTCGGCGAGGCGGCCACCGAATACGAGGAGATGGCGCGCTCGTATCTGGCGGACGGGCGGCACTTCCGGGAAGACGACGATCTCGTCAACGCACTGGCTGCGTTCTCCTACGGCCACGCGTGGCTCGACGCCGGTGCGCGTATCGGACTCTTTTCGGTACCGACTGCGGGACACCTGTTCACCGTCTGA
- a CDS encoding 2,5-diamino-6-(ribosylamino)-4(3H)-pyrimidinone 5'-phosphate reductase: MHVVVNAAVSVDGKLASREREQLRISGPEDFARVDRLRASADAVMVGVGTVLADDPSLTLDDESLVARRRDAGQSPHPARIVADSHARTPPDATILDDDAETFVLVTEATPTDHLRSLEEGGATVIVAGTDRVDLSAACNELAAAGVETIMAEGGGELIFSLFEDDLVDELTVYVGSMLVGGRDAPTLADGEGFVAEFPDLDLQSVERLDDGVVLEYDVADAGESR, encoded by the coding sequence ATGCACGTCGTCGTCAACGCCGCCGTGAGCGTGGACGGAAAACTCGCCTCTCGGGAGCGCGAGCAACTTCGTATCAGCGGTCCCGAGGACTTCGCGCGCGTCGACCGCCTGCGCGCCTCGGCCGACGCGGTGATGGTCGGTGTCGGAACGGTCCTGGCCGACGACCCGTCGTTGACCCTGGACGACGAGTCGCTCGTGGCCCGTCGAAGGGATGCCGGGCAATCACCCCACCCCGCGCGAATCGTCGCCGACTCGCACGCCCGAACCCCGCCGGATGCCACCATCCTCGACGACGACGCCGAAACCTTCGTCCTCGTGACCGAGGCGACGCCCACCGATCACCTGCGCTCGCTCGAGGAGGGCGGCGCAACCGTCATCGTCGCGGGGACCGATCGTGTCGATCTCTCCGCGGCCTGTAACGAACTGGCGGCAGCGGGCGTTGAGACGATCATGGCCGAGGGCGGCGGCGAACTCATCTTCTCGCTCTTCGAGGACGACCTTGTCGACGAACTGACGGTCTACGTCGGGTCGATGCTCGTCGGGGGCCGTGATGCGCCGACGCTGGCCGACGGCGAGGGATTCGTCGCGGAGTTCCCCGACCTCGACCTCCAGTCGGTCGAACGACTGGACGACGGCGTGGTCCTGGAATACGACGTCGCCGACGCTGGCGAGAGTCGATAG
- a CDS encoding Single-stranded DNA binding protein, which translates to MEIESHAEDLASDLGVDKTEVKEDLENLLAYSVPIDEAKQSLRRKYGGGDGDGSAPSATAIHDITTESGSATVTVTVLTVGTRRIQYQGDDHVIREGAVADESGRISYTAWDDFDVEPGDTVTIGNASVREWEGKPELNIGEHTSVSVADETLSIPHEVGGDTLLRDLEPGDRGRNVEVQVLDVESRTIDGRDGKTDILSGVLGDETARLPFTDWDPHDAITDGASLRLENVYVREFRGVPSVNVSEFTEVSVLDDGVEPGGPTELPIRDAVDSGGVYDVALAGNIIEIRDGSGLIQRCPECGRVVQKGQCRQHGAVEGEDDLRVKAILDDGTGTVTVILDDELTEVVYGGDVDDAREQARDAMDQSVVADTIADELVGYEYRVRGHLSVDDFGSNLEATEFERSQDDPAERANALLEEAQP; encoded by the coding sequence ATGGAAATCGAATCTCATGCCGAGGATCTCGCCTCCGACCTCGGCGTCGACAAAACGGAGGTCAAAGAGGACCTGGAGAACCTGCTCGCCTACAGCGTGCCCATCGACGAAGCGAAGCAGAGTCTCCGACGAAAATACGGTGGTGGAGACGGCGACGGGAGTGCTCCCTCGGCGACGGCCATCCACGATATCACGACCGAGAGCGGCTCGGCGACCGTTACCGTGACAGTGCTCACCGTCGGCACCAGACGCATCCAGTACCAGGGCGACGATCACGTCATCCGCGAGGGTGCCGTCGCCGACGAGAGCGGGCGGATATCCTACACCGCCTGGGACGACTTCGACGTCGAACCGGGCGATACGGTCACTATCGGTAACGCCTCCGTCCGCGAGTGGGAGGGGAAACCGGAGTTGAACATCGGGGAGCACACCTCCGTGAGCGTCGCCGACGAGACGCTCTCGATCCCCCACGAGGTCGGTGGCGACACGCTGCTTCGTGACCTCGAGCCGGGCGACCGCGGCCGCAACGTGGAGGTGCAGGTGCTCGACGTCGAATCGCGGACGATCGACGGCCGGGACGGGAAGACGGACATCCTCTCGGGCGTCCTCGGCGACGAAACGGCCAGACTGCCGTTCACCGACTGGGACCCCCACGACGCCATCACCGACGGGGCTTCGCTCCGGCTCGAGAACGTCTACGTGCGGGAGTTCAGGGGCGTTCCCTCCGTGAACGTCTCCGAGTTCACCGAGGTGAGCGTCCTCGACGACGGCGTCGAACCCGGTGGCCCGACCGAACTGCCCATCCGGGATGCGGTCGACAGTGGCGGCGTCTACGACGTCGCACTCGCCGGGAACATCATCGAGATTCGGGACGGCTCGGGGCTCATCCAGCGATGTCCCGAGTGCGGCCGCGTCGTCCAGAAGGGACAGTGTCGCCAGCACGGCGCCGTCGAAGGCGAGGACGACCTCCGCGTGAAGGCCATCCTGGACGACGGAACGGGGACGGTGACCGTCATCCTCGACGACGAACTGACCGAGGTCGTCTACGGCGGCGACGTCGATGACGCACGCGAACAGGCCCGCGACGCGATGGACCAGTCGGTCGTCGCCGACACCATCGCCGACGAACTCGTCGGGTACGAGTACCGGGTGCGCGGGCACCTGAGCGTCGACGACTTCGGGTCGAACCTCGAAGCGACCGAGTTCGAACGGTCCCAGGACGACCCGGCCGAACGGGCGAACGCCCTGCTCGAGGAGGCACAGCCATGA
- a CDS encoding RPA family protein, protein MSGERPQREVAYRLFAAEFEDSDFTYAESDEERAPNYVVTPTGARVNRVFAVGVLTELEQVSDDVLRARIVDPTGAFVVYAGQYQPEALAFFERTDPPEFVAVTGKARTFQPDDSDIVYTSIRPESANRVTAETRDRWVVQTAEQTIDRIETFAGALDMAERGDALAEALERRGIQPGLAAGIPKAIDQYGTTTGYLAEIHRVALDAARVVANELDEVEAPTLAPDEGADVDLGFEYSLQAPEYAVEDDESADTSEATADETAAETEAVATMDTQSQTDTEAEAETEETEAAAVEAEAPKQESSTDEPVEEASADVGETEAHRSEAASDEDAAETTEPEAEEEVGSLEDPDEMYELSEEEREEVKSEFGVDFATGNEVDSAGEAGIETPEPEEPVDTSEAEPVTQTEPESSSTATEPDSESEPDDTAGDESDAKPAAAEAKTDEAEDIDLEDVVVETMGELDDGDGAPRDELVKQVVEEHGVGTDAVEDAIQDALMGGRCYEPSDDRITPI, encoded by the coding sequence ATGAGCGGCGAACGGCCCCAGCGAGAGGTCGCCTACCGCCTCTTCGCGGCGGAGTTCGAGGACAGCGACTTCACCTACGCCGAGAGCGACGAGGAGCGTGCCCCGAACTACGTCGTCACCCCAACCGGTGCACGGGTCAACCGAGTGTTCGCCGTCGGCGTCCTGACGGAGCTAGAGCAGGTTAGCGACGACGTCCTTAGAGCCAGGATCGTAGACCCGACCGGCGCGTTCGTCGTCTACGCGGGCCAGTACCAGCCCGAGGCACTGGCGTTCTTCGAGCGCACGGACCCGCCGGAGTTCGTCGCCGTGACGGGCAAGGCACGGACCTTCCAGCCGGACGACTCGGACATCGTCTACACCTCCATCCGCCCGGAGAGCGCCAACAGGGTCACGGCGGAGACCCGCGACCGCTGGGTCGTCCAGACCGCCGAGCAGACCATCGACCGGATCGAGACGTTCGCCGGGGCGCTCGACATGGCCGAGCGTGGCGACGCCCTGGCCGAGGCGCTCGAACGCCGCGGCATCCAGCCAGGACTCGCCGCCGGCATCCCGAAGGCGATAGACCAGTACGGGACGACGACCGGCTACCTCGCCGAGATCCACCGCGTCGCACTCGACGCCGCCCGCGTCGTGGCGAACGAACTCGACGAAGTCGAGGCGCCGACGCTCGCTCCAGACGAGGGAGCCGACGTCGACCTCGGATTCGAGTACTCCCTCCAGGCGCCCGAATACGCCGTCGAAGACGACGAATCGGCCGACACGTCGGAAGCAACGGCGGACGAGACGGCAGCTGAGACTGAAGCAGTCGCCACGATGGACACCCAGTCTCAAACGGATACGGAAGCCGAGGCCGAAACGGAGGAAACCGAGGCCGCAGCGGTTGAAGCCGAGGCCCCAAAGCAGGAGTCCTCGACCGACGAACCGGTCGAAGAGGCCTCGGCAGATGTCGGTGAAACCGAAGCGCACCGTTCCGAAGCTGCATCAGACGAGGACGCCGCCGAGACGACCGAGCCAGAAGCCGAGGAGGAGGTCGGGTCCCTCGAAGACCCGGACGAGATGTACGAACTCTCCGAGGAGGAACGCGAGGAGGTCAAATCGGAGTTCGGGGTGGATTTCGCTACCGGTAACGAGGTAGACTCCGCCGGGGAAGCGGGCATCGAGACGCCCGAACCCGAGGAGCCAGTTGATACATCGGAGGCGGAGCCGGTGACCCAGACGGAGCCAGAGTCATCCTCCACAGCGACCGAACCGGACTCCGAGTCGGAACCCGACGATACGGCCGGCGACGAATCTGACGCCAAGCCAGCGGCGGCGGAAGCGAAGACCGACGAAGCCGAAGATATCGACCTCGAAGACGTGGTGGTCGAGACGATGGGCGAACTGGACGACGGCGACGGCGCTCCCCGCGACGAACTGGTGAAGCAGGTCGTCGAGGAGCATGGCGTCGGAACGGACGCCGTCGAGGACGCCATCCAGGACGCGCTGATGGGCGGTCGGTGCTACGAACCGTCCGATGACCGTATCACGCCCATCTGA
- a CDS encoding metallophosphoesterase, translating into MALVDPIRDAPAATADLGDETALVVADYHAGVEEQLRRDGVEIQSRGPQRRERVRSLVDRTDADRVVFLGDLGNHIGEPSGAELEELMDLEHDLRDIDVTLVPGNHDGRLGDVLDFEVANGDGVVIGSVGFVHGHSWPSEGVLEADVLAVGHEHPTVRLADEVGGSRIERVWLRGPLSADPFDDRMDSEDGPAIDGDIVVFPAFNDLVGGTWVNVDEQEFLSPFLPAASPDADAYLLDGTRLGPYWSV; encoded by the coding sequence ATGGCGCTGGTCGACCCGATCCGCGACGCACCGGCGGCGACCGCCGACCTCGGCGACGAGACGGCACTCGTGGTGGCGGACTACCACGCGGGCGTCGAGGAACAACTCCGCCGCGACGGCGTCGAGATACAGAGCCGTGGGCCCCAGCGACGCGAACGAGTGCGGTCGCTCGTCGACCGGACCGACGCTGACCGGGTCGTGTTTCTCGGTGATCTCGGGAACCACATCGGTGAGCCGAGTGGCGCAGAACTCGAGGAACTCATGGACCTCGAACACGACCTCAGAGACATCGACGTCACGCTCGTCCCCGGCAACCACGACGGCCGCCTGGGGGACGTCCTCGATTTCGAGGTCGCGAACGGCGACGGCGTGGTCATTGGCTCGGTCGGCTTCGTGCACGGGCACTCGTGGCCGAGCGAGGGGGTCCTCGAGGCCGACGTGCTGGCGGTCGGTCACGAACATCCGACCGTCAGGCTGGCCGACGAGGTCGGCGGCAGTCGGATCGAGCGCGTCTGGTTGCGGGGCCCGCTCTCCGCCGACCCGTTCGACGACCGAATGGACAGCGAGGACGGCCCCGCAATCGACGGCGACATTGTGGTCTTCCCCGCGTTCAACGACCTCGTCGGCGGGACGTGGGTCAACGTCGACGAGCAGGAGTTCCTCTCGCCGTTCCTGCCGGCCGCATCGCCGGACGCCGACGCCTACCTGCTCGACGGCACCCGTCTCGGCCCGTACTGGTCGGTCTGA